In Diorhabda carinulata isolate Delta chromosome 6, icDioCari1.1, whole genome shotgun sequence, a single genomic region encodes these proteins:
- the LOC130894690 gene encoding uncharacterized protein LOC130894690 isoform X1 translates to MESLEYYKSLITENEVINALIKESKMREGEIEKSRIRPNLQFFQRTVSNLVSSNNRIAVNQEKIRAKEKVKDNICRRRKVVKRKKMHIDYIKEILNNPIEFVKTSKDKCTSFRSRDEKIVIASPSREQNKTIFGKKSRKQLPQKDSNRSTSYSPKPHKKYDSYSSSSSNSMCSSKFEKQSNSTSSCSGNNETKSFSKSKKQFNRLDNSVITLSSTSSGSSTDSELDNCIIIEDSS, encoded by the exons ATGGAAAGTTTAGAGTATTATAAATCCCTAATTACAGAAAA TGAAGTTATTAACGCTCTTATTAAAGAAAGTAAAATGAGAGAAGgagaaatagaaaaatcgaGAATTAGACCGAATCTTCAATTCTTCCAACGCACAGTTTCAAATTTGGTTTCCTCTAATAATAG AATTGCAGTAAATCAAGAGAAGATTAGGGCGAAAGAAAAGGTGAAAGACAATATTTGTAGGCGTCGAAAAGtcgtaaaaaggaaaaaaatgcaCATTGATTACATTAAGGAAATTCTAAATAATCCAATAGAGTTTGTGAAAACTTCAAAAGATAAATGTACAAGTTTTAGGAGTAGGgatgaaaaaatagtaatagCAAG TCCTAGTCgggaacaaaataaaactatatttggCAAAAAAAGTCGTAAACAACTTCCTCAAAAAGATTCTAATCGAAGTACTAGTTATTCTCCAAAACCACATAAAAAGTACGATTCTTACAGTAGCAGTAGTTCTAATTCAATGTGttcatcaaaatttgaaaaacaaagtaattcCACGTCATCTTGTAGTGGTAATAACGAGaccaaaagtttttcaaaatcgaaaaaacagtTTAATAGATTAGACAACAGTGTAATAACTCTATCTTCCACTAGTAGCGGTTCCAGTACTGATTCTGAGTTAGATAATTGTATCATAATTGAAGACTCGTCTTAG
- the LOC130894690 gene encoding uncharacterized protein LOC130894690 isoform X2 yields MESLEYYKSLITEKIAVNQEKIRAKEKVKDNICRRRKVVKRKKMHIDYIKEILNNPIEFVKTSKDKCTSFRSRDEKIVIASPSREQNKTIFGKKSRKQLPQKDSNRSTSYSPKPHKKYDSYSSSSSNSMCSSKFEKQSNSTSSCSGNNETKSFSKSKKQFNRLDNSVITLSSTSSGSSTDSELDNCIIIEDSS; encoded by the exons ATGGAAAGTTTAGAGTATTATAAATCCCTAATTACAGAAAA AATTGCAGTAAATCAAGAGAAGATTAGGGCGAAAGAAAAGGTGAAAGACAATATTTGTAGGCGTCGAAAAGtcgtaaaaaggaaaaaaatgcaCATTGATTACATTAAGGAAATTCTAAATAATCCAATAGAGTTTGTGAAAACTTCAAAAGATAAATGTACAAGTTTTAGGAGTAGGgatgaaaaaatagtaatagCAAG TCCTAGTCgggaacaaaataaaactatatttggCAAAAAAAGTCGTAAACAACTTCCTCAAAAAGATTCTAATCGAAGTACTAGTTATTCTCCAAAACCACATAAAAAGTACGATTCTTACAGTAGCAGTAGTTCTAATTCAATGTGttcatcaaaatttgaaaaacaaagtaattcCACGTCATCTTGTAGTGGTAATAACGAGaccaaaagtttttcaaaatcgaaaaaacagtTTAATAGATTAGACAACAGTGTAATAACTCTATCTTCCACTAGTAGCGGTTCCAGTACTGATTCTGAGTTAGATAATTGTATCATAATTGAAGACTCGTCTTAG